In Streptomyces sp. V2I9, a genomic segment contains:
- a CDS encoding acyl carrier protein, protein MYEVLREVLVDELQFMAQDVVPTATRADVGLDSVAVVELATVLSARLGFTVHDYELVEAGTLQDLARLVEERRLAAGAAAVR, encoded by the coding sequence ATGTACGAGGTGCTGAGGGAAGTCCTGGTGGACGAGTTGCAGTTCATGGCGCAGGACGTCGTCCCGACGGCCACGCGGGCCGATGTGGGACTGGACTCGGTGGCCGTGGTGGAGCTGGCCACGGTGCTGAGCGCGCGGCTCGGGTTCACCGTCCACGACTACGAGCTGGTGGAAGCCGGCACCCTCCAGGACCTGGCCCGTCTCGTGGAGGAGCGCCGTCTGGCGGCCGGTGCCGCGGCCGTGCGTTAG